A genomic window from Aquitalea aquatilis includes:
- the pgi gene encoding glucose-6-phosphate isomerase → MSDLTQLPAWQRLWDHFADAKQLHMRELFESDPERAERYGLEVGGLFLDYSKNRITDETLQGLMQLAREAGLPERIKSMFKGEKINTTENRAVLHVALRNRTNSPIFVDGEDVMPKVNSVLERMGKFAHAVRSGEWLGYTNQPITDIVNIGIGGSDLGPLMVCSALRPFGHPRMNMHFVSNVDGAQLKETLKKVHSETTLFVVESKTFTTQETLTNALTARDWFLQRARDEKAVAKHFVAVSTNQKAVADFGIDPSNMFEFWDWVGGRYSLWSAIGLPIMLYLGEENFTELLNGAHIMDQHFRNAPFEQNMPVLLAMIGIWYINYFGGGSHVIAPYEQYLHRLPAFIQQLDMESNGKQTRTDGSPVNFETAPIIWGETGINGQHAFFQLLHQGTHISPIDLIASLESRGSLPGHHEILLANVFAQAEAFMRGKTADEARAELVAQGMQGAALEALVPHKVFAGNRPTNTLLMSFLDPRNLGSLIAAYEHKIFVQGVIWGINSFDQWGVELGKQLAKTIHGELTGKLKAAEHDSSTRRLIQLYRQANKSK, encoded by the coding sequence ATGAGCGACCTGACCCAACTTCCCGCCTGGCAAAGACTGTGGGACCACTTTGCCGATGCCAAGCAACTGCATATGCGCGAGCTGTTCGAAAGCGACCCGGAGCGGGCCGAACGCTACGGCCTGGAAGTGGGTGGCTTGTTCCTGGATTACTCCAAAAACCGCATTACCGACGAAACCCTGCAGGGCCTGATGCAGCTGGCACGCGAAGCCGGCCTGCCGGAGCGCATCAAGTCCATGTTCAAGGGCGAGAAGATCAACACCACGGAAAACCGTGCCGTGTTGCACGTGGCGCTGCGCAATCGCACCAATTCGCCCATCTTCGTCGATGGCGAAGACGTGATGCCCAAGGTGAACTCGGTACTGGAGCGCATGGGCAAGTTTGCCCACGCCGTGCGTTCCGGCGAGTGGCTGGGTTATACCAACCAGCCCATCACCGACATCGTCAATATCGGCATTGGCGGTTCGGACCTGGGCCCGCTGATGGTGTGCAGTGCGCTACGGCCGTTTGGCCATCCGCGCATGAACATGCATTTCGTCTCCAATGTGGACGGCGCCCAGCTGAAGGAAACCCTGAAAAAGGTCCATTCGGAGACCACCTTGTTCGTGGTGGAATCGAAAACCTTCACCACCCAGGAAACCCTCACCAATGCCCTGACCGCACGCGACTGGTTCCTGCAGCGTGCGCGTGACGAAAAAGCCGTGGCCAAGCACTTTGTTGCCGTATCCACCAACCAGAAAGCGGTGGCGGACTTCGGCATCGACCCGTCAAACATGTTCGAATTCTGGGACTGGGTAGGCGGCCGCTACAGCCTGTGGTCGGCCATCGGTCTGCCCATCATGTTGTATCTGGGCGAGGAAAACTTCACCGAGCTGCTTAACGGCGCGCACATCATGGACCAGCATTTCCGCAATGCGCCGTTCGAACAGAACATGCCGGTGCTGCTGGCCATGATCGGCATCTGGTACATCAACTACTTTGGCGGCGGCAGCCATGTCATCGCCCCCTACGAGCAGTATCTGCACCGCCTGCCGGCCTTTATCCAGCAGCTGGACATGGAATCCAACGGCAAGCAGACCCGCACCGATGGCAGCCCGGTGAATTTCGAAACCGCGCCCATCATCTGGGGGGAGACCGGCATCAATGGCCAGCATGCTTTCTTCCAGCTCTTGCATCAGGGCACGCATATTTCGCCGATCGACCTGATTGCCTCGCTGGAAAGCCGTGGCAGCCTGCCGGGGCATCATGAAATCCTGCTGGCCAATGTGTTCGCCCAGGCCGAGGCCTTCATGCGCGGCAAGACCGCTGACGAAGCCCGCGCCGAGCTGGTGGCCCAGGGCATGCAGGGTGCGGCGCTGGAGGCGCTGGTACCGCACAAGGTGTTTGCCGGCAACCGTCCTACCAATACCCTGCTGATGAGCTTTCTTGATCCGCGCAACCTCGGTTCGCTGATTGCCGCTTACGAGCACAAGATTTTTGTGCAGGGCGTGATCTGGGGCATCAACAGCTTTGACCAGTGGGGGGTGGAGCTGGGCAAGCAACTGGCGAAAACCATTCACGGCGAGCTGACCGGCAAGCTGAAGGCGGCCGAGCACGACAGCTCTACCCGCCGGCTGATCCAGCTGTACCGTCAGGCCAACAAGAGCAAGTAA
- a CDS encoding TerC family protein — protein sequence MDFSWLSDPYALLGLLTLIVLEVVLGVDNLIFVAILAEKLPPHQRDRARVLGLSLALIMRLFMLAGISWLVKLTAPLFSVLGQSFSGRDLIMLGGGLFLLFKATMELHERLEGVEHSDGNGQKAYAAFATVVVQILVLDAVFSIDSVVTAIGMSEHLGIMMLAVVIAMSMMIMASKPLTRFVNAHPTVVMLCLGFLLMIGFSLIADGFGFHIPKGYLYAAIGFSVLIEVFNQVANVNHQRYLNSRNTFRSRTADTVLRLLGNAPLQHGSHHEQEKEEGPREEGEGAFAHNERAMIHSVLTLAERPIRVIATPRSDIHRLDISQDAEQQRKVLRDSPYSRLLVVGAGRIDEPLGIVARKDLLAQLLDGQTLDVMAALRQPLVLPEGMTVLKALEAFRQQAADMAFVVNEFGSLEGIVTQKDLMEAIAGDFPEEHERHEQPALVQHEDGSLDVEGSLELMTLEQYIELGNYEDEDFHTVAGLLMHRLERIPRLGDSIREGGWEISVTEQKGNRTERVSICPLPRLEDEQH from the coding sequence ATGGATTTTTCATGGCTGTCTGACCCCTATGCCCTGCTAGGCCTCTTGACCCTGATCGTGCTGGAGGTCGTGCTCGGCGTCGACAACCTGATTTTCGTGGCCATCCTGGCCGAGAAACTCCCCCCCCACCAGCGTGACCGCGCACGGGTACTGGGCCTGTCACTGGCCCTGATCATGCGACTGTTCATGCTGGCCGGCATCAGCTGGCTGGTGAAGCTGACCGCACCGCTGTTTTCGGTACTGGGACAAAGCTTTTCCGGGCGCGACCTGATCATGCTGGGCGGCGGTCTTTTCCTGCTGTTCAAGGCCACCATGGAGCTGCACGAGCGGCTGGAAGGGGTGGAACACAGCGACGGCAACGGCCAGAAAGCCTACGCCGCCTTCGCCACCGTGGTGGTACAGATCCTGGTGCTGGACGCGGTGTTCTCCATCGACTCGGTGGTCACCGCCATTGGCATGTCCGAACACCTTGGCATCATGATGCTGGCGGTGGTCATCGCCATGAGCATGATGATCATGGCCAGCAAGCCGCTGACCCGTTTCGTCAACGCCCACCCCACGGTGGTGATGCTGTGCCTGGGCTTCTTGCTGATGATCGGCTTCAGCCTGATTGCCGACGGCTTCGGTTTCCATATCCCCAAGGGCTATCTGTACGCCGCCATCGGCTTCTCGGTACTGATCGAAGTATTCAACCAGGTGGCCAACGTCAACCACCAACGCTATCTGAACAGTCGCAATACCTTCCGCTCCCGTACTGCCGATACCGTGCTGCGCCTGCTGGGCAATGCGCCCTTGCAACATGGCAGCCATCACGAGCAGGAAAAGGAAGAAGGCCCGCGTGAAGAAGGGGAAGGCGCGTTTGCCCACAATGAGCGCGCCATGATCCACAGCGTGCTGACCCTGGCCGAGCGGCCGATACGGGTGATTGCCACCCCACGCTCGGACATCCACCGCCTGGACATCAGCCAGGATGCCGAACAGCAACGCAAGGTATTGCGCGACAGCCCCTACTCGCGCCTGCTGGTGGTCGGCGCCGGCCGTATCGACGAGCCGCTGGGCATCGTCGCCCGCAAAGACCTGCTGGCCCAGTTGCTGGATGGCCAGACGCTGGACGTGATGGCCGCGCTGCGTCAACCGCTGGTGCTGCCGGAAGGCATGACCGTGCTGAAAGCACTGGAAGCCTTCCGCCAGCAAGCTGCCGACATGGCCTTCGTGGTAAATGAATTTGGCAGCCTGGAAGGCATCGTCACCCAGAAAGACCTGATGGAAGCGATTGCCGGTGACTTCCCGGAAGAACACGAGCGCCACGAGCAGCCGGCTCTGGTACAGCATGAAGATGGCAGCCTCGACGTGGAAGGCAGCCTGGAACTGATGACGCTGGAGCAATACATCGAACTGGGCAATTACGAGGACGAGGATTTCCACACCGTGGCCGGCCTGCTGATGCATCGTCTGGAGCGCATTCCGCGCCTGGGCGACAGCATCCGCGAAGGCGGCTGGGAAATCAGCGTGACCGAGCAGAAGGGCAACCGCACCGAGCGCGTCAGCATCTGCCCGCTGCCGCGCCTGGAAGATGAGCAGCACTGA
- a CDS encoding class I SAM-dependent methyltransferase: MSLIPEIKPQQSLELLKELHILTRDGKINQDTRRKLKQVYHLYQFIEPLLQDVLDSKGSVTLADHGAGKSYLGFILYDLFLKDKAVGEVFGIETRPELVQSSQALAARLGFARMGFLNLTVEQSITSDELPPQVDIITALHACNTATDDAIRFALAKDAKYIVLVPCCQAEVAAVLRQKKNETFGKTPLSELWRHPIHTREFGSQLTNVLRCLQLEARGYQLTVTELVGWEHSMKNELIIAKKTGKGKQSARERQEAILHELNLEDLRERFVY; encoded by the coding sequence ATGAGCCTGATCCCCGAAATCAAACCGCAGCAGTCGCTGGAGTTGCTCAAAGAACTGCACATCCTTACCCGCGACGGCAAGATCAACCAGGACACCCGCCGCAAGCTCAAGCAGGTTTACCACCTGTACCAGTTCATCGAGCCGCTGCTGCAGGATGTACTGGATAGCAAAGGCAGTGTGACGCTGGCCGACCACGGCGCTGGCAAGTCCTATCTGGGTTTTATCCTGTATGACCTGTTTCTCAAGGACAAGGCCGTCGGCGAGGTATTCGGCATCGAGACCCGGCCCGAGCTGGTGCAGAGTTCGCAGGCGCTGGCGGCACGGCTGGGCTTCGCGCGCATGGGTTTTCTCAATCTGACGGTGGAGCAGTCCATCACCTCGGATGAACTGCCGCCACAGGTCGATATCATCACCGCGCTGCATGCCTGCAATACCGCGACCGATGATGCCATCCGCTTTGCGCTGGCCAAGGACGCCAAATACATCGTGCTGGTGCCCTGCTGTCAGGCCGAGGTGGCCGCTGTGCTGCGCCAGAAAAAGAACGAGACCTTCGGCAAGACGCCGTTGTCCGAGCTGTGGCGTCACCCCATCCACACGCGCGAGTTTGGCAGCCAGCTGACCAATGTGCTGCGCTGCCTGCAGCTGGAGGCGCGTGGCTACCAGCTGACGGTGACCGAGCTGGTGGGCTGGGAGCATTCGATGAAGAACGAGCTGATCATTGCCAAGAAGACCGGCAAGGGCAAGCAAAGCGCACGCGAGCGGCAGGAAGCGATCCTGCACGAGCTGAATCTGGAAGACCTGCGCGAGCGCTTTGTTTATTGA
- the hexR gene encoding transcriptional regulator HexR: MLERIKSQLEALSSAERKVAELVLEQPYTMMQAAVADIARNAGVSQPTVIRFCRSMGCSGLPDFKLKLAGSLVTGVPYVHSSVRPEDPTSEIVAKVFDNTVTALLKSRNDVNPQAIEAAIEAISRARRVEFYGLGNSGITAADAQHKFFRFGISTVAYADTHIQMMAASVLNADDVLVAISSSGRSRELLDAVEEATASGATVVAITASGSPLARAATIALMADTQEDNETYSPMISRIIHLVLIDVLAVGVALRRGPGVIGQLEKTKHSLKAKRLAERTEED; encoded by the coding sequence ATGCTGGAAAGAATCAAGTCTCAGCTTGAAGCCCTGTCCTCGGCCGAACGCAAAGTGGCCGAGCTGGTGCTGGAACAGCCCTATACCATGATGCAGGCTGCGGTGGCCGATATTGCCCGCAATGCCGGTGTCAGCCAGCCCACGGTGATCCGTTTCTGCCGTTCCATGGGCTGCTCGGGTCTGCCCGACTTCAAGCTGAAACTGGCAGGCAGCCTGGTGACCGGCGTGCCCTATGTGCATTCCAGCGTTCGCCCGGAAGACCCGACCTCGGAAATTGTCGCCAAGGTGTTCGACAATACCGTCACCGCCTTGCTGAAAAGCCGCAACGACGTCAATCCGCAGGCCATCGAGGCGGCCATCGAGGCCATCTCCCGCGCGCGGCGCGTGGAATTTTACGGCTTGGGCAACTCCGGCATCACCGCCGCCGATGCCCAGCACAAATTCTTCCGCTTCGGCATTTCCACCGTGGCCTATGCCGACACCCACATCCAGATGATGGCGGCTTCGGTACTGAACGCCGACGACGTGCTGGTGGCCATTTCCAGCTCCGGCCGCTCGCGTGAGCTGCTGGACGCGGTGGAAGAAGCCACTGCATCTGGTGCCACCGTGGTGGCCATCACCGCCAGTGGCTCGCCCCTGGCACGGGCTGCCACCATCGCCCTGATGGCGGACACCCAGGAAGACAATGAAACCTACAGCCCGATGATCTCCCGCATCATCCACCTGGTACTGATCGATGTGCTGGCCGTGGGCGTGGCCTTGCGGCGTGGTCCGGGCGTGATCGGGCAGCTGGAAAAAACCAAGCACAGTCTCAAAGCGAAAAGACTGGCAGAACGGACAGAAGAGGATTGA
- the zwf gene encoding glucose-6-phosphate dehydrogenase: MDNRSTPTPAFDMVLFGGTGDLVMRKLLPSLYQAHAASLLNEQGRLLALGRKAMSRDDYLAQVEKSARQHIKEHFDAAAWASFCSRIDYLQVDAGNAAHYPALAEAVGQHPERVVVCYLATAPNLFAGICENLAAVGLNRPNVRVVLEKPLGIDLDSSNAINDDVAHFFKEEQLYRIDHYLGKESVQNLMAIRFANALFEPLWRREWIHDVQITIAEDLGVGTRGDFYDGTGALRDMVQNHLLQLLCIVAMEPPASMEADAVRDEKLKVLKALRPFSEQDVSNKTVRGQYKAGAVAGQPVVGYLQELGIPADSNTETFVAIKAEIDNWRWAGVPFFLRTGKRMQDRLAEIVINFRDVPHQLFSGPLSGSHTANRLVIQLQPEESIRLYFLAKEPGDTMRLQPAFLDLDFYKAFKVRRADAYERLLLDVIRGKLALFMRRDELVEAWRWVMPIMECWQNSSNTPPKQYTAGTWGPAASSALLSRDGISWHEES; the protein is encoded by the coding sequence ATGGATAACCGTAGCACGCCTACCCCCGCTTTCGATATGGTGCTGTTCGGTGGCACCGGCGACCTGGTCATGCGCAAGCTGTTGCCCTCCCTCTACCAGGCGCATGCCGCCAGCCTGCTCAACGAGCAAGGCCGCCTGCTGGCACTGGGTCGCAAGGCGATGAGCCGCGACGACTACCTGGCCCAGGTGGAAAAGAGCGCGCGCCAGCATATCAAGGAACACTTCGATGCGGCGGCCTGGGCTTCTTTCTGCAGCCGTATCGACTATCTGCAGGTGGATGCCGGCAACGCCGCCCACTATCCGGCCCTGGCCGAAGCAGTAGGGCAGCACCCGGAGCGGGTGGTGGTCTGTTATCTGGCCACCGCGCCCAATCTGTTTGCCGGCATTTGCGAAAACCTGGCAGCTGTCGGCCTGAATCGACCCAATGTGCGCGTGGTACTGGAAAAGCCGCTGGGCATCGATCTGGATTCGTCCAATGCCATCAATGACGATGTGGCGCACTTCTTCAAGGAAGAACAGCTCTATCGTATCGACCACTACCTGGGCAAGGAGTCGGTGCAGAACCTGATGGCCATCCGCTTTGCCAATGCGCTGTTCGAACCGCTGTGGCGGCGCGAGTGGATTCACGACGTGCAGATCACCATTGCCGAAGACCTCGGCGTGGGCACGCGTGGCGACTTCTACGACGGCACCGGCGCGCTGCGCGACATGGTGCAGAACCATCTGCTGCAACTGCTGTGCATCGTGGCGATGGAGCCGCCGGCCAGCATGGAAGCCGATGCCGTGCGCGATGAAAAGCTCAAGGTGCTCAAGGCATTGCGCCCGTTCAGCGAACAGGATGTGTCCAACAAGACGGTGCGCGGCCAGTACAAGGCCGGCGCCGTGGCCGGGCAACCGGTGGTGGGCTATCTGCAGGAGCTGGGCATCCCGGCGGACAGCAATACCGAAACCTTTGTCGCCATCAAGGCGGAAATCGACAACTGGCGCTGGGCCGGCGTGCCCTTCTTCCTGCGTACCGGCAAGCGCATGCAGGACCGCCTGGCCGAGATTGTCATCAATTTCCGCGATGTGCCGCACCAGCTGTTCTCCGGCCCGCTCAGCGGCAGCCACACCGCCAACCGGCTGGTGATCCAGCTGCAGCCGGAAGAAAGCATCCGTCTGTACTTCCTGGCCAAGGAGCCGGGCGACACCATGCGTCTGCAGCCGGCCTTCCTGGATCTGGACTTCTACAAGGCTTTCAAGGTACGCCGTGCCGATGCCTACGAGCGCCTGCTGCTGGATGTGATCCGCGGCAAGCTGGCTTTGTTCATGCGTCGGGACGAACTGGTGGAAGCCTGGCGCTGGGTGATGCCCATCATGGAATGCTGGCAGAACAGCAGCAACACCCCACCCAAGCAGTACACCGCCGGCACCTGGGGCCCGGCCGCTTCCAGCGCGCTGCTGAGCCGTGACGGCATCAGCTGGCACGAAGAGAGCTGA
- a CDS encoding glucokinase codes for MSTGLPNTWPRLVADIGGTNARFALETAPAVLEDVEVLPCADFPTLETAMRSYLARVGTRAVAHAAIGIANPVTGDWVQMTNHHWAFSIEATRLALGLTSLIVINDFTALALSLPHLPRNELVQVGGGEAVAGSPLALIGPGTGLGVSALLPYPGGYSPLAGEGGHVSFAPFDEREAAIWHYARERHGHVSAERLLSGPGLVLIYHALAALAGEPEQDLSAADITTRGLSGACPRCRETLDAFCAMLGTAAANLALTLGARGGVYLGGGIVPRLIDYFKTSPFRPRFEDKGRFSAYLAAIPVFVIDSRYPALIGASAALAAHLEH; via the coding sequence ATGTCTACTGGACTGCCTAATACCTGGCCACGGCTGGTGGCCGACATCGGTGGCACCAATGCCCGCTTTGCGCTGGAAACCGCTCCGGCGGTGCTGGAGGATGTCGAGGTGCTGCCCTGTGCCGATTTCCCCACGCTGGAAACCGCCATGCGCAGCTATCTGGCGCGCGTCGGCACCCGCGCCGTAGCCCATGCGGCCATTGGCATTGCCAACCCGGTCACCGGTGACTGGGTGCAGATGACCAATCACCACTGGGCCTTTTCCATCGAAGCCACCCGGCTGGCGCTGGGGCTGACTTCGCTCATCGTCATCAACGATTTCACCGCGCTGGCCTTGTCGCTACCGCATCTGCCACGCAATGAGCTGGTGCAGGTGGGGGGCGGCGAAGCGGTGGCCGGCAGCCCGCTGGCGCTGATCGGCCCCGGCACCGGTCTGGGTGTATCTGCCCTGCTGCCTTACCCCGGCGGCTATAGCCCGCTGGCCGGCGAAGGGGGCCATGTCAGCTTTGCTCCGTTTGACGAGCGCGAAGCCGCCATCTGGCACTATGCCCGCGAACGGCACGGCCATGTGTCGGCCGAGCGCCTGCTGTCCGGTCCGGGACTGGTGCTGATCTATCACGCACTGGCGGCACTGGCCGGCGAGCCCGAGCAGGATTTGTCCGCCGCCGACATCACCACCCGTGGCCTCTCGGGTGCCTGTCCGCGCTGCCGCGAAACGCTGGATGCCTTCTGCGCCATGCTGGGTACGGCTGCGGCCAATCTGGCGCTGACGCTAGGCGCACGTGGCGGGGTATACCTTGGCGGTGGTATCGTTCCACGTTTGATCGACTACTTCAAAACGTCGCCATTCCGCCCGCGCTTCGAAGACAAGGGCCGCTTCTCCGCTTATCTGGCGGCGATTCCGGTATTTGTCATCGATAGCCGCTACCCTGCGCTCATCGGCGCGTCGGCAGCGCTGGCGGCGCACCTGGAGCACTGA
- a CDS encoding GIY-YIG nuclease family protein, whose translation MSSTEADNTAPAAASSWYLYMLECRDGALYTGISTDVTRRYAAHCAGKGARYTRLNPPQRIVLIHPFADKSQALKAEHAIKRLSAAAKRQLAAQGDLNAWLATSPRQASDTQ comes from the coding sequence ATGAGCAGCACTGAGGCCGACAACACCGCGCCGGCGGCGGCCTCCAGCTGGTATCTGTACATGCTGGAATGCCGTGACGGCGCGCTCTACACCGGCATCAGCACCGATGTGACGCGGCGCTATGCCGCCCACTGCGCCGGCAAAGGTGCACGCTATACCCGGCTCAACCCGCCGCAGCGCATCGTGCTGATCCACCCCTTTGCCGACAAATCACAGGCGCTGAAGGCCGAGCATGCCATCAAACGCCTGTCCGCCGCCGCCAAACGCCAGCTGGCGGCGCAAGGTGACCTGAACGCCTGGCTGGCAACTAGCCCCCGCCAGGCCTCAGACACTCAATAA
- a CDS encoding outer membrane protein OmpK has protein sequence MKARKLLLALSLLGSASLAQADNWSFANVSANYLDWSGRTTDQSGKKDFVYLEAEGGMGGSWGDVYGFFDLENPGKSDHGTNGYDRRYTTKAIGRFNLTQVGDVPVQLYAHIYDTRGNGFFTQNRVLGVSTELKYGNLTLKPFIGAHDELDAFSVGSGFNGWMAGYVLLYPFSAFGQSFLVTQWHETEFARKQEFTPNYKHNTGENGAIALWWNVSKRFTTGVQYRYADQKLGSGEYQNAVIYSAKYNF, from the coding sequence ATGAAAGCTCGTAAACTGCTGCTGGCCCTGTCCTTGCTGGGAAGTGCAAGCCTGGCCCAGGCCGACAACTGGTCTTTTGCCAATGTCAGCGCCAACTATCTCGACTGGTCTGGCCGCACCACTGACCAAAGCGGCAAGAAAGACTTTGTCTACCTGGAGGCCGAAGGCGGCATGGGTGGCAGCTGGGGTGATGTGTATGGCTTCTTCGATCTGGAAAATCCGGGCAAGAGCGACCACGGCACCAACGGTTACGACCGTCGCTACACCACCAAGGCCATCGGCCGCTTCAACCTGACCCAGGTCGGCGACGTGCCGGTACAGCTGTATGCCCACATCTACGATACCCGCGGCAACGGCTTCTTCACCCAGAACCGCGTACTGGGTGTCAGCACCGAACTGAAGTACGGCAACCTGACCCTCAAGCCCTTCATCGGCGCCCATGACGAACTGGACGCTTTCAGCGTGGGTTCCGGCTTCAATGGCTGGATGGCCGGCTATGTGCTGCTCTATCCGTTTAGTGCTTTTGGCCAGTCCTTCCTGGTGACCCAATGGCATGAAACCGAATTTGCCCGCAAACAGGAATTCACCCCCAACTACAAGCACAATACCGGTGAAAACGGGGCCATCGCCCTGTGGTGGAATGTCAGCAAGCGCTTCACCACTGGCGTGCAGTACCGCTACGCCGACCAGAAACTGGGCTCCGGCGAATACCAGAACGCCGTGATCTACAGCGCCAAGTACAACTTCTGA
- a CDS encoding MBL fold metallo-hydrolase, which translates to MSLQYHLIPVTPFAQNCSVLWCSVTREAAIVDAGGDISRIRAWTEQQGLTVTKLLLTHGHIDHAGGAGELAAQLGVQIEGPEQSESFWLDQLPNQGRMFGFPSSPALTPERWLNEGDTVSIGQETLQVIHCPGHTPGHVVFYSAAASLLVAGDVLFQGSIGRTDFPMGNHQQLIDAIQQKLFLLPDDTVVIPGHGPLTTIGDEKRHNPFVADARFR; encoded by the coding sequence ATGTCCCTGCAGTACCACCTGATTCCGGTTACCCCCTTTGCCCAGAACTGCAGCGTACTGTGGTGCAGTGTGACCCGCGAGGCCGCCATTGTTGATGCCGGTGGCGATATCAGCCGCATCCGCGCCTGGACCGAGCAGCAGGGGCTCACCGTCACCAAGCTGCTGCTGACCCATGGCCATATCGACCATGCAGGTGGTGCCGGCGAACTGGCGGCGCAATTGGGTGTGCAGATCGAAGGCCCGGAGCAAAGCGAAAGTTTCTGGCTGGACCAGCTGCCCAATCAGGGCCGCATGTTCGGCTTTCCTTCCAGCCCGGCGCTCACCCCGGAACGCTGGCTGAACGAAGGCGACACGGTCAGCATCGGCCAGGAAACACTACAAGTGATCCACTGCCCCGGTCACACTCCTGGCCATGTGGTGTTCTATAGCGCAGCCGCCAGCCTGCTGGTGGCGGGTGACGTGCTGTTTCAGGGCTCCATCGGCCGCACTGACTTCCCCATGGGCAATCACCAGCAACTGATCGATGCCATCCAGCAAAAGCTGTTTTTGCTGCCGGACGACACCGTGGTGATCCCCGGCCACGGCCCGCTGACGACTATCGGCGACGAAAAACGCCACAACCCCTTCGTAGCCGACGCCCGCTTCCGCTGA
- a CDS encoding MGMT family protein, which yields MSPAFEHAVLQLVGQIPPGRVSSYGVLAQLAGFPRHARHVGKLLGQLPTGHALPWYRVVSSAGSISRPGTEQADWQRVLLEQEGIEFSASGKISLFRYGWPAESYAPGGAG from the coding sequence ATGTCTCCCGCCTTCGAGCACGCAGTGCTGCAGCTGGTCGGGCAGATTCCGCCTGGGCGAGTCAGCAGTTATGGCGTGCTGGCGCAACTGGCCGGTTTCCCACGCCATGCCCGCCATGTCGGCAAGCTGCTGGGACAGTTGCCCACAGGCCACGCCCTGCCCTGGTACCGGGTAGTCAGCAGCGCAGGCAGCATTTCCCGCCCCGGCACGGAACAGGCCGACTGGCAGCGCGTACTACTGGAACAGGAGGGCATCGAGTTCTCTGCCAGCGGTAAAATCAGCCTGTTTCGCTATGGCTGGCCAGCCGAATCCTATGCGCCGGGCGGCGCTGGCTGA
- the pgl gene encoding 6-phosphogluconolactonase: MKWYEFSEAADCSVALAATVAQGLAHALERDGQAVLAVSGGKSPVPFFHALRTQSLDWSRVVITLVDERFVPADHPDSNAALVREHLLQDAAAAARFLPLVGEAVDAAAELATANKAYLRPTIAVLGMGEDGHTASLFPGAAALADGLDMARSLPLLTVQPLTAPHLRVTMSKAALLACDQLILAIQGAGKRKVFDQAVQGINDSLPISHFLLQTECPIDVYWTA, translated from the coding sequence ATGAAGTGGTATGAATTTTCCGAGGCGGCGGACTGTTCCGTCGCGCTGGCCGCCACCGTGGCCCAAGGTCTGGCCCATGCGCTGGAACGCGATGGTCAGGCCGTGCTGGCGGTATCCGGCGGCAAGTCGCCGGTGCCGTTTTTCCATGCGCTGCGCACTCAGTCACTGGACTGGTCCCGCGTGGTGATCACCCTGGTGGACGAGCGCTTCGTGCCGGCCGATCACCCGGACAGCAATGCCGCGCTGGTGCGCGAACATCTGCTGCAGGATGCCGCCGCTGCTGCGCGTTTTCTGCCGCTGGTGGGCGAGGCTGTCGATGCTGCTGCCGAATTGGCTACTGCCAACAAGGCCTATCTGCGCCCCACCATAGCGGTGCTGGGCATGGGCGAGGACGGTCACACCGCCTCGCTCTTCCCAGGGGCTGCTGCGCTGGCCGACGGGCTGGACATGGCGCGCAGCCTGCCGCTGCTGACCGTGCAGCCGCTGACTGCGCCGCACCTGCGCGTGACCATGAGCAAGGCGGCCTTGCTGGCTTGCGACCAGCTGATCCTGGCCATCCAGGGTGCGGGCAAGCGCAAGGTGTTCGATCAGGCGGTGCAGGGTATCAACGACAGCCTGCCCATCAGCCATTTCCTGTTGCAAACGGAGTGCCCCATCGATGTCTACTGGACTGCCTAA